The following coding sequences are from one Methanohalophilus halophilus window:
- a CDS encoding class I SAM-dependent methyltransferase, whose amino-acid sequence MLYDEIDWANVWIEQMKLHNEADEQVQQPDRWGTYENAKRFWQSSRKSGKRLEKTLKEIEHDSDSRILDIGAGPGSMAIPLAQRVSHVTAVEPAEGMTEVLKENIEDYHLDNVACIQKNWEDVSFEELDSPYDVVVASYSLHVPDIREAIEKIQQVSSGRVYIYWFAGLTSWDRNYSRIWQQLHGRQYYPSPKCDVLYNVLYRMGIYPDMENFELTHYTRFSSLEEAVQHYKPHYKIATNEQEQILRSHLEQILEKEGDELVQVGRSSRVKISWDNSH is encoded by the coding sequence ATGTTGTATGATGAGATTGATTGGGCCAACGTCTGGATCGAGCAGATGAAATTGCATAACGAGGCGGATGAACAGGTTCAACAGCCGGATCGCTGGGGGACCTATGAAAATGCGAAACGTTTCTGGCAATCCTCCCGCAAAAGTGGCAAACGGCTGGAAAAAACCCTTAAGGAAATCGAGCACGACAGCGATTCCCGAATACTGGATATCGGTGCAGGTCCGGGTTCAATGGCAATTCCCCTGGCGCAAAGGGTGTCCCATGTAACTGCAGTGGAGCCTGCTGAGGGGATGACCGAAGTCCTGAAAGAAAATATTGAAGATTACCATCTCGATAATGTCGCATGTATCCAGAAGAACTGGGAGGATGTGTCCTTTGAGGAACTGGATTCTCCTTATGATGTGGTTGTAGCGTCCTATTCTTTGCATGTGCCTGACATCAGGGAGGCTATCGAAAAGATCCAGCAGGTAAGCAGTGGCAGGGTTTACATCTACTGGTTTGCAGGCCTGACTTCCTGGGACAGGAATTATTCACGTATCTGGCAGCAGTTGCATGGCAGACAATATTACCCCTCCCCAAAATGTGATGTCCTCTATAATGTGCTTTACAGGATGGGAATCTATCCGGACATGGAAAATTTTGAGTTGACACATTACACCCGCTTTTCTTCCCTGGAAGAGGCAGTTCAACATTACAAACCCCATTACAAGATTGCCACTAATGAGCAGGAACAGATACTGCGATCGCATCTGGAACAAATACTGGAAAAAGAAGGCGACGAGCTGGTCCAGGTGGGTCGCTCGTCACGGGTAAAAATCTCGTGGGATAATTCCCACTGA
- the purH gene encoding bifunctional phosphoribosylaminoimidazolecarboxamide formyltransferase/IMP cyclohydrolase, whose protein sequence is MVKRALLSVSDKTGIVDFARGLKQLDIEIISTGGTARMLRDAGIETIDVSEITGFPEMMGGRVKTLHPKIHGGLLCLRENPEHVSDAEDLSIELIDMVVVNLYPFEITISREGVNLEEAIENIDIGGPSMLRSAAKNYKSVTVLSDPEDYGHILKELRSSGVVSQESREKMAVKAFRHTANYDSTIDTYLSRTLLGEDTLRLNFTGGRELRYGENWHQEALFFSQPEIEGPALANCRQLHGKELSYNNYVDGDNALQTVKELGQEKPAVCIVKHNNPCGLATGNTLLQALQAAWDGDPISAFGSIICTNVPMNLESAKFLKGKFVEIIIAPEFEHDALDFLKNKSKNLRLLELPQLNESFDAEFTYKYIAGGMLKQSRNIGLYDKWECVTDTEYPKEKRGLSEFCIAACKCTKSNAVNLSWEYDEGCYIMLAMGAGQPNRVDSIRKLCATKARENLKEIYEREHPDIDFEEYCNGILSECVLASDAFFPFDDSIIHAAENNIKYIVSPGGSIRDNEVIDTANRLGVSLIFTGMRHFLH, encoded by the coding sequence TTGGTAAAAAGGGCATTGCTGAGCGTTTCCGACAAAACGGGAATAGTGGATTTTGCACGCGGGCTCAAACAACTGGATATAGAGATCATTTCAACCGGAGGCACGGCACGTATGCTCCGGGATGCAGGAATAGAAACAATTGACGTATCAGAGATCACCGGATTTCCCGAAATGATGGGAGGCAGGGTAAAGACACTCCACCCAAAGATACACGGTGGCCTGCTTTGCCTGCGGGAAAATCCGGAACATGTCAGCGACGCTGAAGACCTTTCTATTGAACTTATCGACATGGTGGTCGTAAACCTCTATCCCTTCGAGATAACGATATCCAGGGAAGGAGTTAATCTGGAGGAGGCCATCGAGAACATTGATATCGGCGGACCATCAATGCTCAGGTCGGCTGCCAAGAACTACAAATCTGTTACAGTACTGAGTGACCCCGAAGATTACGGACATATTCTCAAAGAATTGCGCTCAAGCGGAGTAGTCTCACAGGAGAGCCGGGAAAAAATGGCAGTCAAGGCATTCCGCCATACTGCAAACTATGACAGTACAATTGATACATACTTAAGCCGCACCTTACTGGGAGAGGATACCCTGCGGCTTAATTTCACAGGCGGCAGAGAACTACGTTACGGAGAGAACTGGCATCAAGAAGCATTGTTTTTCTCCCAGCCAGAAATTGAGGGACCTGCCCTTGCAAACTGTCGCCAGCTGCATGGCAAGGAACTATCTTACAATAATTATGTTGACGGTGACAACGCCCTCCAGACTGTCAAGGAATTGGGCCAGGAAAAACCTGCAGTATGTATCGTCAAACACAATAATCCCTGCGGGCTTGCAACCGGCAACACACTCCTGCAGGCCCTGCAGGCTGCCTGGGACGGCGATCCGATATCCGCCTTTGGAAGTATCATATGCACCAATGTCCCGATGAATCTCGAATCCGCCAAATTCCTCAAGGGCAAGTTCGTGGAGATCATAATTGCTCCGGAATTTGAGCATGATGCACTGGACTTTTTGAAGAATAAGAGCAAAAACCTGCGCCTGCTGGAACTGCCACAACTCAATGAATCCTTTGATGCGGAATTTACCTACAAGTATATTGCAGGCGGTATGCTCAAACAGTCCCGCAATATCGGGCTGTACGATAAATGGGAATGTGTCACCGACACCGAGTATCCCAAAGAGAAAAGGGGCCTGTCCGAGTTCTGTATTGCAGCCTGCAAATGCACCAAATCCAATGCAGTAAACCTTTCATGGGAATATGATGAGGGATGTTACATAATGCTGGCAATGGGTGCCGGCCAGCCCAACCGGGTGGATTCCATCCGCAAATTATGTGCAACCAAGGCCCGGGAAAACCTGAAGGAAATTTATGAAAGGGAACATCCGGATATCGACTTTGAGGAGTACTGCAACGGTATCCTCTCCGAATGTGTCCTGGCCTCGGATGCTTTCTTCCCCTTCGATGACAGCATCATTCATGCCGCCGAGAACAATATCAAATATATTGTATCTCCGGGTGGCTCTATCCGGGACAACGAAGTTATAGACACCGCCAACCGGCTGGGAGTTTCCCTGATATTCACCGGTATGAGGCATTTTTTGCATTGA